The genome window ATAGACACGATCAACCGCTACAGCCGATCAATACTCACCCCTGATCTCCGCCATCAGGCCTTATGGGATGGCTGTGATTCCAAATAGCTGTTTTCGCTCGGATCGTTGTGGCCTCTTGCAAACGGTGGTAAGGCAAATCACGAATGACTTCGGATTCGTCCACCTGTTCCCATGCCATGAGACGGGCAGGAGCCGTGGCATATAAGTCTTGATCTTCCCGTACCCAGCCCAACGGGATCTCATATTTTTCCGCTTCTGGAAGAGGTATGATGCTCCGCTCATACATAAGTGGCGACCACGCCCATGGAGCTGTCTCTTCAAAATTAGGAAGCGCCTTCATAGTGAGGCCGGCGCTCTTCTTCCATCCAAGGAGGAAAGTATCATACTCAATGGCGATACCAAAGGCTCCAGACAGGCCATTCCAGCCCTGCTTCAAATCAAAAGTATACGTCCCGTGGTTTCCCAAAGGTGTGGCGAGATCCAGCTCGAGGATTTTACCGTTGAGCGCCATCTTACTCCAATGCGAATCCACAACAACAACCTGGTCTTCAGGAGAATAAATCCACGAAACAAACTGACGACTCATAGATCGTTTTCCCCTCCCACGGGCATATCTAAATCTCAGAAAATCTATGTGGTGACTCACAACCGCATAGACATCGCGATCAAAGGCTGATGGGCCCGCCGAAACCAGCTCAGCCGGTTCTAGAGCCTGGTATGTTGGATAGGGCACCGAACGCGCGCGCAGCCTATTCCATGGGGTTTCATAGGGTTCGAGCACGCGCACCTCTCGATCCGCACCCGAATTTATTTCCTCCAGCAGAGCACGTGTGTCACAGATCTCAGCAGGATTTTGAGCAAAACTGAATCCTACCGCCTCAGCCGACCATGCCGTGTGCACGCGCGCTCTCCAGTCACTCGGCGTTGCCAGCGAAATCGACCCATCTGCAAGACCCCCTGCTGCAATAAATCCAGGCTGACCATCCGGCATCGACTGAAAAGACGTCGTTCCATAGAAATTGACCTCCACTCGAATCAAATTGGTACCGTGTGATACGTAGGGAGCTAAGGCGAACGTATCAAACTCTGCAAACTGCGTCACGAACTTCCCAGGCCCGTAGGCAACAAATTGCTCGTTGACGAACAAACGATACCGCGTGTCAGCAAAGAGATGTATGGTCAGATCCAGATCTTCCCCAAGAGTCACCTCACGAAAAAAGCTCACATACTGGTTCCGCGCCGCGCCATGGCCCGCCGCCCATATAAATTCCGACGATGAGAAAAGGGGGTCGATCTGGGTATCACTAATCATTGCGGATACAGCATGAGCACACCGAACTCCGGTGCACATGAATTTTTGATAAAACCGTTAATCAGATAAACTGCGTCGAGCTTTTGAAGCGTATTACGTGGTTTTGAAATCGGCTTCAACAGGGTCTCGCCAATACCACTCCGTCCGCAAACTCAATTGTCACAGACGATGGCTTCTCGACTTTCGCTTCAATGATACCCTCTGCAGTGCGCGTCCACTGAATACGGATTTGACCGTCCTGACGAGGGAGCACTGCCGATATAGAATCAATGGTTGTCGTTTTTGGATCCAGAATCAAATGATTAGGCCTACCCGCTTCAACAAGCCTAAGACCTATAATAAAACGATGAATATAAATCCCCGCAGCCCCACTCCAGCTGTGAGAACAACTGCCCACACCTCTGTAGGCACGCCCAAAGCATTCGTTCAAAGTGGGCTTACCCAAGCTGCGCAGAAAGCCGTAGTGTTGCCTAATCATCAACTCCACTAAATCCCCGCGCCCCATCTTAGCGAGTGCTGGATAAAGATAGCTTTGGAAGTATAGCTCCAGATAAGGCTTCTCGTCTCGGATACCACGCTCGAAGTTTGAACGAAGATACGGTTCCAAAAACCCCAAGATACGTCCGCTAGGGCCCAAGCCAAAAGCGAGTGCTAAAACATTGCCATGAATGGGCAAGCTAGCGTCGTCTTCAGCTTGATTGAACCTGCCCAATTCCTCGTTCCAGAGAACACGTAACAGGGCTTCCGAAGTAGCCTTAACTTGGTCTGAGAAAAATCTAGCAAGATCATGCTTTTCCAGGAGCTCTGCCATCTGAACTGTGGCCTTCAATGCTTCCAGGCGAAACATGTTGACCGTTAAATGACTTTTACCCTGCTTTTGTTTTCCATCTTTCCCCCAATCAATAGAACATCTGGAGAGGCGCTCTGCACTAAGATCGAGCAACCCCTTTGAATTCATCAACCAAGCTGGACTCTCCCAGAGTCTCAACACCCGATCCCACATTTCCTCAACCAAACTAAGGTCCCCAGTATACATCCAGTAGTCCCTGAGCCCAATGACCCAGATAAGCGTATAATCTTCATGGTCGTCACGAAGCCAGGCTGGAATAACCGAAGGTAATTTACCTTTCATCTCACCGTCCACATGCTGTCCTTCGCCAAACATTTGAAATGTGCGCCGGGCCAGCGAAAAATCCGCTGAAACCTGCTCGTGTAAATGCAAATTGACTAGGCTATCTCCAACGTAGGTGCCGCGCTCCCGCCATGGGCAATCGGAATAAGCGTCATCAGTGCCCGCCTCCAGAGTGTGCAGACTCTTATCCCATGCCCAATCAAAGTCAGCATCGCCGGAAGAAAATTGCGCCACCCGAGCCTCATTTAAAAGCACCTGACGTGACAGCATGCGTATACTGTGCAGGCTTAAATCTGCAGTTCCCGCCGCGCGTATCACCACCTCGACCCAAATACCACCCCGTGGATTACCTAAAGTAATAGTTTGTCGCCCTCCTCTGAGAACAAAACGATCCACGGAATGCACCATCGGATTTGAATTATACAAGTGCACACCGCCATCTGGGTGGGGCCAATCGTCATACCCTATCTCCAGAATAGAACCCGCCGGCGCCTCTACCTCGATCTCAGGAATGGCATAGAACTGTTCTTTGAAATCAAAATTCCAAATACCTGTTTTCGCTCGAATCGTTGTAGCCTCCTGGAAACGGTGATAAGGCAGATCACGAATTACTTTGGAGTCTTCCATCCGTTCCCATGCCATAAGACGAGCAGGAGCCGTGGCATATAAGTCCTGATCCTCCCGCACCCAGCCCAATGGGATCTCATATTTCTCCGCTTCTGGGAGAGGGATGATACTCAACTCATACATAAGTGGCGACCATGCCCAGGGAGCCGTTTCTTCAAAATTAGGAAGCGCCTTCATAGTGAGGCCTGCGCTCTTCTGCCATCCCAGGAGGAAAGTATCATACTCAATGACGATGCCAAAAGCCCCAGACAGCCCGTTCCAGCCCTGCTTCAAATCAAAAGTATACGTCCCATGGTTTCCCAAAGGTGTGGCGAGATCCAGCTCAAGGATTTGACCGTTGAGCGCCATCTTACTCCAGTGCGAATCGACGACGACCACCTGGTCTTCAGGAGAATAAATCCAAGAAACAAACTGACGATACATGATTCGTTTATTCTTCCCACGGGCGTATTTGATTTTCAGAAAATCTATGTGGTGACTCGCCACCGCATAAACGTCGCGATCAAAGGCTGATGGGCCCGCCGAAGCCAACTCAGCCGGTTCTACAGCCTGGTATGTTGGATATGGCACCGAACGCGCACGTAGTGTATCCCACGGGGTTTCATAGGGTTCGAGTACGCGCACTTCTCGATCGGCACCCGAATCTATTTCATCTAGCAGAACATGTGTGTCACAGATCTCAGCAGGATTTTGAGCAAAACTGAATGCTACCGCCTCGGCTGACCATGCCGCGTGCACACGCGCTCTCCAGTCACCTGGAGTCGCCAGCGAAATCGATCCATCAGCGAGCCCGCCTGCTGCAATAAATCCAGGCTGACCATCCGGCATCGACTGAAAAGACGCCGTCCCATAGAAATTGACCTCCACTCGAATCAGGTTGGCACCGCGTGATAATTGGGGGGCTAAGCCGAAAGTATCAAACTCCGCAAACTGCGTCACAAACTTCCCAGGCCCGTAACCAACAAATTGCTCGTTTACAAACAAACGATACCGCGTGTCAGCAAAAAGATGTATAGTCAGCTCCAAATCCTCCCCGAGAGTCACTTCCCGGAAAAAGCTCACATACTGATTCCTCGCCGCGCCATGGTCCGCCGCCCATATAAATTTTGAAGATGAGAAAAGAGGATCGATCTGGATATCACTAATCATTGGCAAACAGCATGAACGCACCGAGACCCGGTGCACATGATTATTTGCTGAAACCGTTGATAAGCTAAAAAGCGTCACGCTGTCGAAGCGTTTTACGTAGTTTTGAAATCAGCTTTAACAGGGCCTTTCCGATACTACTAAACATCCAAGCTTTGCCGAAAAACTGATTTTGAGCTCAGATTAGAAGCGTAGAGTGATGGCGACAGCCATTGCTTGACTTGAACTTTGATCCGCACGAAGGCAATCGCTCTCGCGATCACCCTACTAAACCTCAGTATGCCCCGCTCTTCTGGTCACACCCGTTCCCCAATTCTTTATAGATATAATCTTCCATCTCAAACCGGAATCTAGGGCATAACAAATTCAGTGGAAGTAAAAACCCGGCAGGACTGAATATCTCTATTCACTTCCGAGGCTTCAGTAAGAAATCTACACGATGCAACAGGGCGCTGAGTACATCAGCCAGATCGGCACGGCCCGAGATTTGAATATCTTCTTTCGCAACTGCCGCAGCAGAAATCGATTGATTATGGACCGCGGCAAAAGCTGTCGAGAGGTCACGGAAACGGATAGAAACAGCCGGAAAGTCTGAAGTTTTAAAATCGACCTGACCAGAGCCAAAGAGCTTTGCTTTCAACCAAGGCTTTGATTCCCCTGCCAGACCAAAAGAGAAGGTCTCGCCGATCAACGGCTGCGACCGAGCAGCAGACGCTGAATCGTGATCGCGAAGCACACTCAGGCCTCTCCAACCGGTTTCAATATTCAGCCGAATATGTCTTTCAATTTCAGAATCGCTCTTCAGCTGCTCAAGTTCATCAGCCAGGAGAAACCGTTGAACCTTAGGGGCGGTAGCCGCAAATGAGAAGAGCTGTAGCGGCGTTCGCAAAGCCAGACCTAGCGAGAAAGAGACTGATCCACGCTCTAAAAAACCCAAAAATTTAGCGTCTGAGCTAAAACTCAGATTGAGCGGCTTAACGGCCTCCGCGCCTAGGTGAGCAGAACCTACGGGCGTCTTAACTCGAACAGAAAGAGAGCGCCTCGAAAAATCAGACCAAGCACTCAAAAGCCCTGGTAATCCCGCATGCAGGCCCAACAGAACGCGCAACCGCTGCTCAGCCTCGGGGGAGGTAATCATCGCTTGTCTCGTCGGCGAGATCGCGGAGACGCTTTAAGATTTGGACAGGACTCGATTTTGGACGAATCGACTCCATAGTCTTACGAGCCTTCCTCAACTCTTCCGGTTTCTCAATCCAACGTCGCACGCGGTTAGGCAGGCTCCGGGGACGCCCCACCGGGCGGGGCCAACTAAAATTCCGGATAAAATATTCTACCGTGATCAGTTCCTGAGGCATGATGCCTCCGACGGTGTTAAATATGATGGGACAACCACACATGATCGCCTCACTGGTCGTCCCAGTGCCCGGACGCAAGACAGCGGCCGAGGCCACTTGAAGTAATAAGTGTATACGATCGTAATAGCCTATAGTGCGCACCGTCCACTCGCGATGCTCAGCAGCCCAGATCAACACATCCTTAAATGTATCATGGTCGCGTCCACACATCGCTACGACCTGGGGCCGGAGTTCGGCTTTTTCAAGCTGTTCGAGAAATTTAATGTGGTTGTTTGCACCGTTCTCACCCGTCGCCAAAACGAGGATAAACTTATTGGGATCTAAACGCAGGCGGTTCACGATAAAATCATGCCGCTCTTTTTTTGACATCGGCTTTTGATAGAACTGGGGCTTGAGCAGAAAGCCTCCGGTCCAATTTTTATCCTGAGAAACACCAATACGCTCGGCACCACGACCCGTTTCACGAACCGCACCGATAAAGAGGTCTACCTCTGGATTCACCCAATGCTTGCTGAACCCATAGGTATCAAACAATTCGCCACAATATGTCACAAAGCGACAGCTGTCTTTACCTGTCACTTCCTTAGCGAGATCGAAAAAACCATGGTTCAAGTGTGCATGCGTACTCACGATAACGGAGGGATGGATCTCCCGAACGATTTCCTGAAATCCCTTGCCTCCAATAATGCTGCGAGCCCGACGCACCGGACTAAACCATTCCAGGTAATTAAAGTAGATATGATGAAGAAAGGGAAAAAATCGTTGAATCCAGTTGTAGAGCCAGACTCCAAAACGGTAGACCTGACTCGTGGTCTCCAAGGCTTGGTGAATGGTTACGTCTAGGCCGAGGTGCTTCCCACCATCGCAGGATTCTGCCCACGTCTTTAGGGCTTTGGCGCGCATGTCATGGCCACCGCCTGTGCTGGACGAGAGCACCAACACCTTTTGAGTTTTAGCAGAAGAAGACCTGTTCTCGGTCATAGCGCGAATAGATCAGGAACAACGTCCGTCGTTTCGCGCCAGTCGGCGGTTAACAAGAGGAAACTGAGCAGGGAGAATTCTTCTTTCCACAATGCACTAAAAGTGTCCTATCTCAGAAACTCAACGCTTTTGTCATACGTTCGATCAAGCCTTGGAAAGAGCCATTAGAGAAAAATACGATCAAACGCTTTCCTGGCGCACCCGCAAATGCCTCAGGGAGCTCGTTTTGAAATCGCTCCCAATCGCTCCAAGCACAGCCATGCTGAACCGCTCCAGCCAAAGCATCGGCATCGAGTCGATTCTCGGGCGGGATACGTTCGGCACGAAAAATCGGAGCTACATCCAGGCGATCAGCCAAAGAGAAAGCTGCCTCAAACTCAGCTTGAAATCGACGCGTCACCGTAGTGTTACTCCGCGGTTCAAAAGCCGCCCAGATCTGGCTGTCTGGAAATCGCTCGCGCAAAGAAGCAAGACTCGCTTCAACAGCACTGGGATGGTGGCCAAAATCCTCAAAAACCCGAACCTCATCCTCGTCGAAACGCAGCTCCATACGACGCTTTACCCCGCGGAACTGAGATAGAGTAGATAAAGCTTGGGTCCACGATACGCCATCCGCCGCCACCCGATCCACGCCGACCGCAGCCATGACTGCATTGCGCGCATTGAACAAACCATTGAGGCTCAGATTACAGCTCAGCCTTTCCTTTCCATCACTCACAATAAAACATGAGCCTCTCGGAGAATCCTCAAAGTCTTGGATCTGGAAATCGTTCCCGTCCCCGACGCCCACAGTCAGCACGGTGCAAAAAGCTGAATCAGCCAGTTCACGACAAGAAGCATCGTCGCCGTTGATCAGAAGAGTCCCCTCGCGCGGAATCAAGCGTACCGCATGACGAAAGGAGCGCAGATAGTCGGCTAAATCGTGAAAAATATCTCCGTGATCAAACTCCAGATTTCCGATCACAAAAACCTCAGAGAAATAATGCTGAAATTTACTGCGCTTATCAAAAATAGCCGAGTCATACTCATCCCCCTCGATCACAAACGGCTGCGCCTCATCGCCATAGTCTGTCCCCGTTTCTAAATCATAAAGCACACCGCCAACAAGATAACCTGCTTCGATCCCAAGAGACTTGAACGCAAAAGCAGCCGCGGCGGTAGTCGTCGTCTTACCATGCGTCCCCGCGATCACCAGACGCGGACGCTTCCCAAGAAGAAAGCGCGCGATCACCTGAGGCAGAGAGACAAACTCGATTCCACGGTGACTCAGTAAATACTCCAGCTGCTCATTATCCCGCGAAGCCGCATTACCCACGACCACAAGATCGGGTTTCCAACCAAGCATTTCCTCCGAGCTAAAGCCCTCAAATACGTCGATTTCACTCGAACCCAGGACGGTAGACATCGGCGGATACACACCCGCATCCGACCCGGCTACCTCATGCCCCAAACGCCGTAGGCAGCAGGCCACATTCCCCATAGCCGCGCCACAAATCCCAATAAAAAAGATCCTCATGCCCAAAAGAAACTATCCAGAAATGGGTCAGATTTCGCGCCAATGATATGTTGAGAAGCAGCCCAAAGTCAGATCACGGATAGGTATTAGAAACTGATCTTTAGGCAATCATACATTTTGCGACAGGACTAAGAAGCTATATTCTCAGGCGCTTCTTCCATACTCAGCTCGCAGCGCACGAATAGACCCTATGCGCGTCAGCAAAGCGTCCAGCAGAAAAACAACTAAGGCTGCTATCATCAACGGGGTATCAAGCTCCATCCATTGTGAACGCTGGATGGGTTGCCACGCTTCATCCAGTCGAAGTCGTTCATGTCCTTCTGTTTGATCACTCAATTGCGCCAAGCGTTTTGGCCCTCGCGAATCGCGCGCCCATTCTGCGTCCATACTAGCGGTCACGGGACTCAGCGGAAGTATCGTGTCTTCGACTGCGACCACGCCCGAGAGCGTCTTTCCCGCTTCTACAGGTATCCGCACCCGCATGCGCCCCCTTTCCAGACGCGTCCAGGTATGTTCTTGAATCAGGACCTCGCCCGCCTCCTTCGTCTGAATAACCGGAGGCTGCTGGTCGATGCGGCGCGCCCACTCCACGTCGTAATGCAGGTCAATAAGCCAGTCATTACCATCGAGCCGACTGCGCAGCAACACGCCGTCCAGATGCGATTGTCCGATCAACCAGCGCGCTGTAGTTACCAACATTTCCCCCGCTTGAGGCCACTGCCGATTAAAGGCTCCGTCTTCACCAGAGAAGGAAAATGTGAGCGCTGCTGAACGACCACTGCCGATATTCCAAAACGCGAGTAAAGGCACGTCTGACTCATCACCGGAACGAGCTGCACTCGAAGCCCCATCGCGAACATAGCTCAAGTTGTAGCCATAAATCAGCTCAGGCCATTGGATATCAGACTGTGCCAATTCGAACCATCCAGCACTCGCTACAAGCGGCGTGTATTCTTCGACAAACGCAGAACGGGCTACTGCCACCGTCTCTTGGGAAAAAATCGCAGGTAACGAGCTAGGCTGCTCACTGAAAAAGATCCGACCCTCACCTCGAATGGCAATGTCTTTCAAAAATGCCGCATCCGCATCCGCATCCGTATCGCGGCCGAGCGCGATCACACTGATTGTCGTTTTGCCCGCGCGCATTTCCGAAATCAGGTTTTTATAGTCTCCCGGCTGTTCCGAGTCCGCAGCGTCGGAGAACGAGATCACATGGCGCTGACCCGCCGTGCTCTTTTGAAGTGATTGCCAAGCGGCAGCGAGTCCTTCGTAAACAAAAATACCCCCACCGCCCGCAGCCACGCTTGCAGCTCGCTGAATTATTTCAGATCGATGGCGTCCCACCTGCGTCAACGGCACCACCATATCCGGTGTGCTATCGACGGCAAAGATGCTGATCGCATCGTAATCACTAAGTAAATCGACCGCGGCAGCAGATCCGCTGTTGGCCAAATCCATTTTGCTCATCCCATTGCCCACAGACGCACCCATACTGCCCGAACGGTCCAAAACAATCGACATGGCCACGGCTAGGCGCTTGTGGTCCTCACGCGTTTCCATGGATACAGGCAACACCTCATCCAGGGGCGATTCAAAATAGCCGCCGGTGCCAAAACTGCGCCGACCCCCAATCATGAGCAGTCCACCTCCCTGCTTTTGCACCCAGGCGTTGAGCTCATTCATGAACGACTCCCCTAAGGTAGAGGCACCGATATTGTTGAGAATTACCAGACGATAGCCGGCCAGTTTAGCTGGTTCAGGAACTGACTGTGGGCTGGCCACGTCTACCGGAAAATCGAGCCCTTCCAGAAGAATAGCCACCGGATCATTCTCAAAAGACGTTAACAGTAGCACACGCGGCGGCGAGTCCACCCGCATCCAGAATGATCGTTCATTATTGCCAAGAGTAGGGTCGTCTGGGCTGTTCACACGGAGCTGATATCGAAACACCCCTCCCTGAGACGGACGATCTGCTACCCGTAAGGATACGCGGCCATCACGAATAACTTCACTACCTGCAGCAATGACAGTGTCGTCACGGCGAAACTCGTAATCAAACATGCTGCCTTCAGGCCCATTGACACTCCCCGATATGATGACCGCCTCACGGCTTTGAAGTGACTGCGGTCCATCCAGCGAAACAACCGCTAAGTCATCAACGGTCGCCGCACGAGCGAAACGAAAGTCAACGGGTATGCCGCGCTCAACAAAGGGTTGGATCAAATCTGAAGGATTATCCGTCGCATACCCGTCCGAGATAATCAGAACCCGGTGAGCATCATCAGGATTACTGCGAAATAGAACCTGCTGAAGAGCTGCACGCAAACGCGTCTCACTCCCGGCTTCTTCGGGAAATATGGCTGGCTCCAAACCCCGTTCGATAATGCGCTGACCGTAATCAATGATATGCAAATGCGCATCGCGGGGCTGCGCTCCTTCGATGATATCCAACCATTCGTCATCGTTACGCGCAGTGACGTCTCGAATGGAGTCGGACTTATCCATCAAGACCCAAAGATGAAGAGCCCCACTTGGCATGCGCAGACTCAAGCCCGTCCAGATAAGCGTCAACAGGAGGAGAAGGACGAGACGGGAGGGCCGGCGCAGGCGTAGCGAAGGAAAACGCCAACCGAGCACCGCAACGACTGCGGTGAACAAAAACCATTCGGGGTAGTCAAAGCGCATCATCAATTCGGATCTCGATGGATCAGCCACCAGGAGAGTAAAAGCAGGCCGAGAATCACCCCAGGCAATAGACGCCAACCCGCTAAATTGCCTGCTTCTGTCTCCACCTGCGATTGCCAATCAATTGGAAATGATGGACTCGAAGCGGACTGACTTAGATCTAGTTCGGGGATCTCGAAGAACTGACTCGCTCCAGAGTGCACGACCTCATTTCCAGAACGGACCACAAAATGAGCGGGCAGGCTCGGTGCCCGATAAGGTGAGGCATCTTTAGAAAGATGCGACCCGTCAACGGAAGATACTTCGATCACGGGGCGCTCTGTGGTCCGAGCCAATGGGAGCGACTCACCCGTTAGATAGTTTCCCGATCGCACAAGTCCATGATCGATAGCCAATTGATCTAAGAAGCGCACCAAAAGTAGCAATGAGCCCGGATGCTGATCCATATTTGAGAAGGCAAGAGACCAGTTAAATTGTAGCAGACTCTTGGGATAAGGGCTGTGAAGCACCACGGAATCTGCACCCATTCGAAAGAGCGAAGTAGCTGTGCCATCAACCTCAAGAGTCGATGCGCCAAATCGGGCTATGAGCCCGCCGAGACTCAGATCTTGAGTCAGGGCGTGAGCCTCACGGATAAACGGGCCGCGGCTCCAATCCGAACTCAATGCACTATCCAGCGGCGGTAGGAATTGAACCCGAGCACGCGCATTTTCGGCAACGGCTACATCGGTAATCCAAAGTAAAGCGTTATGTGTTTCGGCGGCTACCAATTCTGGAAAACCGACCGCTATACTCTTCCAAACTTCCAAATTAGGCTCACTTAAGCTGAGGCGAGTAGAAATGGGGTCGCGTAGCGGCAGTGCAACGGGACAGACATTATCAATACTCAGGACATCTTCCGAAAGATGGATGCGCGGCATCTCCGCTTCCATCGGAATTTGCCCGCGGAGACGCATCGTGCCACCCGCGGGAATCGAAATGTCCCGCCGCGTCGTTTCTACACCATCGACCTCCATCCACCATGTGCGCTCAGTCGGTTCTGAGCCGAAATTTTTCACAAGCGCTTCCCAGACGCCCGAAGGCTCCACGTCGAGAGAAACAAAGCCGACATTCCCCAACGGGACACCCACAGCCAAGCGATCCACACCCTCTGCCATCTCAACATCGATGCGATCCGTAACAAAGATCACCTGACCATCCCGGCCAACCCACTGGCGTGCAACTTCGAGCATGTCTACCGGTTGATGGTTTGCACGATTTGGATGCCAATCCTCTACTAAAACCGAAAGGGCAGATCGCCTGTCGGCAGCAAAACCCAGAGCACCCCCCTCAGGATTGGAGGCGAATAAGCCGATTTCCTTTGGTATCAAACAAGGTAGCCCATCCAGTAGATCCGTTACGCCCTGTTTCGCTTCAACGCGATAAGCCCCCATCGAGGCGGAGGTGTCCATCACTAAGGCGACTCTTATCCGCTGGTTCTCAGCCACAATCTGGGGCTCGGAAATCCACAATACTGCCAACAAAACGATCAAGCATTGCAGCCAAAACGGGAGCGACTGCTCAAATTTCGTCCACCGCGCCCCCTTCTGAGTCACACGTTCCGGCTCCTGAATGAGAAACAGAGTAGACACCTGTACACGCCTAGCTTGACGGCGAAAAAAATGAATCGCCACCAATACCGGGAGTGCACTCAAGGCCCATAAGCCCAAGGGGTTCTGAAGGAAAAGTGAGGACACAATCGAGTAGAGGCTGTTGGGTAAAAATCAGGCAGGATCGAGTAGGGCTGTAGGCGCAAATAGGCGAGCAAGGGATTGTTCAAGGGGATGGGCCGTAGAGACCCGAACCAGTTGCCCGCCGCGGCGCTCCTGTTCGATCTGCCAAGCGCGGAAGTGCGCATCATAGCGCTCCCGGTAGCGCCTCCAAAAAGTGTGATCACATTAATGCGTCGCCAGCTTCCCACCCTCGCAGTCTTCAAACTCGACATTACCCTCACACCCCGGATCGGCCTCCTGCGGACACTCGGGCACGAGCCAAGCCGTAGACTCCGAGCCTCGTGCAGCGAGATCGAGGGGACCCGCTGGACTCCCTGGAAACAACAGATCACTGATA of Opitutales bacterium contains these proteins:
- a CDS encoding UDP-N-acetylglucosamine--LPS N-acetylglucosamine transferase; the encoded protein is MTENRSSSAKTQKVLVLSSSTGGGHDMRAKALKTWAESCDGGKHLGLDVTIHQALETTSQVYRFGVWLYNWIQRFFPFLHHIYFNYLEWFSPVRRARSIIGGKGFQEIVREIHPSVIVSTHAHLNHGFFDLAKEVTGKDSCRFVTYCGELFDTYGFSKHWVNPEVDLFIGAVRETGRGAERIGVSQDKNWTGGFLLKPQFYQKPMSKKERHDFIVNRLRLDPNKFILVLATGENGANNHIKFLEQLEKAELRPQVVAMCGRDHDTFKDVLIWAAEHREWTVRTIGYYDRIHLLLQVASAAVLRPGTGTTSEAIMCGCPIIFNTVGGIMPQELITVEYFIRNFSWPRPVGRPRSLPNRVRRWIEKPEELRKARKTMESIRPKSSPVQILKRLRDLADETSDDYLPRG
- a CDS encoding Mur ligase, with the translated sequence MRIFFIGICGAAMGNVACCLRRLGHEVAGSDAGVYPPMSTVLGSSEIDVFEGFSSEEMLGWKPDLVVVGNAASRDNEQLEYLLSHRGIEFVSLPQVIARFLLGKRPRLVIAGTHGKTTTTAAAAFAFKSLGIEAGYLVGGVLYDLETGTDYGDEAQPFVIEGDEYDSAIFDKRSKFQHYFSEVFVIGNLEFDHGDIFHDLADYLRSFRHAVRLIPREGTLLINGDDASCRELADSAFCTVLTVGVGDGNDFQIQDFEDSPRGSCFIVSDGKERLSCNLSLNGLFNARNAVMAAVGVDRVAADGVSWTQALSTLSQFRGVKRRMELRFDEDEVRVFEDFGHHPSAVEASLASLRERFPDSQIWAAFEPRSNTTVTRRFQAEFEAAFSLADRLDVAPIFRAERIPPENRLDADALAGAVQHGCAWSDWERFQNELPEAFAGAPGKRLIVFFSNGSFQGLIERMTKALSF
- a CDS encoding VWA domain-containing protein, producing the protein MMRFDYPEWFLFTAVVAVLGWRFPSLRLRRPSRLVLLLLLTLIWTGLSLRMPSGALHLWVLMDKSDSIRDVTARNDDEWLDIIEGAQPRDAHLHIIDYGQRIIERGLEPAIFPEEAGSETRLRAALQQVLFRSNPDDAHRVLIISDGYATDNPSDLIQPFVERGIPVDFRFARAATVDDLAVVSLDGPQSLQSREAVIISGSVNGPEGSMFDYEFRRDDTVIAAGSEVIRDGRVSLRVADRPSQGGVFRYQLRVNSPDDPTLGNNERSFWMRVDSPPRVLLLTSFENDPVAILLEGLDFPVDVASPQSVPEPAKLAGYRLVILNNIGASTLGESFMNELNAWVQKQGGGLLMIGGRRSFGTGGYFESPLDEVLPVSMETREDHKRLAVAMSIVLDRSGSMGASVGNGMSKMDLANSGSAAAVDLLSDYDAISIFAVDSTPDMVVPLTQVGRHRSEIIQRAASVAAGGGGIFVYEGLAAAWQSLQKSTAGQRHVISFSDAADSEQPGDYKNLISEMRAGKTTISVIALGRDTDADADAAFLKDIAIRGEGRIFFSEQPSSLPAIFSQETVAVARSAFVEEYTPLVASAGWFELAQSDIQWPELIYGYNLSYVRDGASSAARSGDESDVPLLAFWNIGSGRSAALTFSFSGEDGAFNRQWPQAGEMLVTTARWLIGQSHLDGVLLRSRLDGNDWLIDLHYDVEWARRIDQQPPVIQTKEAGEVLIQEHTWTRLERGRMRVRIPVEAGKTLSGVVAVEDTILPLSPVTASMDAEWARDSRGPKRLAQLSDQTEGHERLRLDEAWQPIQRSQWMELDTPLMIAALVVFLLDALLTRIGSIRALRAEYGRSA
- a CDS encoding BatA domain-containing protein, with translation MSSLFLQNPLGLWALSALPVLVAIHFFRRQARRVQVSTLFLIQEPERVTQKGARWTKFEQSLPFWLQCLIVLLAVLWISEPQIVAENQRIRVALVMDTSASMGAYRVEAKQGVTDLLDGLPCLIPKEIGLFASNPEGGALGFAADRRSALSVLVEDWHPNRANHQPVDMLEVARQWVGRDGQVIFVTDRIDVEMAEGVDRLAVGVPLGNVGFVSLDVEPSGVWEALVKNFGSEPTERTWWMEVDGVETTRRDISIPAGGTMRLRGQIPMEAEMPRIHLSEDVLSIDNVCPVALPLRDPISTRLSLSEPNLEVWKSIAVGFPELVAAETHNALLWITDVAVAENARARVQFLPPLDSALSSDWSRGPFIREAHALTQDLSLGGLIARFGASTLEVDGTATSLFRMGADSVVLHSPYPKSLLQFNWSLAFSNMDQHPGSLLLLVRFLDQLAIDHGLVRSGNYLTGESLPLARTTERPVIEVSSVDGSHLSKDASPYRAPSLPAHFVVRSGNEVVHSGASQFFEIPELDLSQSASSPSFPIDWQSQVETEAGNLAGWRLLPGVILGLLLLSWWLIHRDPN